One window of the Archaeoglobus sulfaticallidus PM70-1 genome contains the following:
- a CDS encoding RlmE family RNA methyltransferase codes for MSKPRRSQDRQDYYYWKAKKEGYRSRAAYKLIQINKKFRLIKEGDRVLDLGASPGGWSQVAVKFGAEVVAVDLNPMPPIEGVTFVRGDITKNETFRAVREICDEFDVVISDAAPKLTGKWTIDHLISIDLARASYNFAEEFLRYGGNFLVKVFQGEEIEKFYRDVSKNFRFKKMHSPQASRKRSAEIYFIGKGFKKNRGPVG; via the coding sequence ATGAGCAAGCCGAGAAGATCTCAGGACAGGCAGGACTACTACTACTGGAAGGCTAAGAAAGAAGGCTACAGAAGCAGGGCAGCCTACAAGCTGATCCAGATAAATAAGAAGTTCAGGCTGATAAAAGAGGGAGACAGAGTGCTTGATCTTGGCGCCTCTCCCGGTGGGTGGAGTCAGGTTGCCGTGAAGTTCGGGGCAGAGGTTGTTGCTGTTGATCTGAACCCCATGCCTCCTATCGAAGGGGTTACATTTGTCAGGGGAGATATAACCAAGAACGAGACTTTCAGGGCAGTTAGGGAGATATGCGATGAGTTCGATGTGGTTATAAGCGATGCCGCTCCAAAGCTGACGGGCAAGTGGACGATAGATCATCTGATCTCAATAGACCTCGCGAGAGCCTCGTACAACTTTGCAGAAGAGTTTTTGAGATATGGTGGGAACTTCCTAGTTAAGGTCTTTCAGGGCGAAGAGATAGAAAAATTTTATAGAGATGTTTCCAAGAACTTCAGGTTCAAGAAAATGCACTCACCTCAGGCATCGAGGAAGAGGAGCGCTGAAATCTACTTCATCGGAAAGGGGTTTAAGAAAAACAGGGGACCCGTGGGGTAG
- a CDS encoding secondary thiamine-phosphate synthase enzyme YjbQ, giving the protein MIQIRTSKRVEIIDITSRVAEEVERSGIREGIAVIYTKHTTTGIVINEGESGLLKDIENMLSKLVPQNQGYIHDRIDNNADAHLRAVLLGNSAVVPVSDGRLELGTWQSILFIELDGPRNRSVVVKVIGQ; this is encoded by the coding sequence ATGATTCAAATAAGAACATCGAAGAGAGTTGAGATCATTGACATAACATCCAGAGTTGCTGAAGAGGTTGAGAGAAGTGGGATCAGAGAGGGGATTGCTGTCATATACACGAAACACACAACCACGGGCATAGTGATCAACGAGGGTGAAAGCGGGCTTCTTAAGGATATAGAAAACATGCTATCGAAGCTAGTTCCTCAGAATCAGGGTTATATCCATGACAGAATAGATAACAATGCCGATGCTCATCTCAGAGCAGTGCTCCTCGGTAACAGTGCGGTTGTTCCGGTATCTGATGGAAGACTTGAACTGGGAACATGGCAGAGCATATTATTTATAGAGCTTGATGGTCCAAGAAATAGAAGTGTTGTTGTTAAGGTGATAGGTCAGTAG